The segment ACGCTACAGGCAGCATTGTTATCCGTAAAATTAAAACACCTGGTTGCGTGGAGCGCCAGGCGAACAGCACAGGCCCAACAGTATGCTACACAACTTTCAAACTTACCACAGGTTCAACTTCCACAGGAACGATCCGGGTCAACGCACTCTTATCATATATTTTGCATAGTAACCGAACAACGCGATGAACTGAAAAACTACCTGGCCGAACATGGTGTGGAAACACTTATCCATTACCCTGCAGGTTTACCTTTTACACCAGCCTATCGTCACTTGCTTCATACCGAAAAAGAATTTCCGGTAACGCACCGGTTACAACACCAGGTGCTTTCACTGCCACTATACCCTGAGCTGAAGCCAGAACAGGTAACCTGTGTGGCGCAACTAATCCGCCAATATTTTTCATAGCCGAACCGTGCCCACGCCTTTTAATCCTTAATTTTACGGCCTACATCCAAACCTATGGCTATCCCTCTAGCGGCTGCGGTTACTTCTTTTGTGATCTGTTTTCTGATCATCCCGGTGATCATTAAATACTCATTAGAAAAAAACCTGGTGGATATTCCCGGCCGCAGAAAAATCCACAAAAAAGTTACGCCTTCCATGGGTGGTATCGCCATTTTTATCGGTTTTTTTATCGGGTCACTTATCTGGACAGACATCAGCCAATGGAAAGAAATACGCATGATCCTGATTGCGTTGTTCATGGTTTTCTTTGTTGGTGTGCGCGATGACCTCGTGCCCTTAAAACCCTATATGAAATTGATTGGGCAACTGGTAGCAGCAACCATTCTCATCCTGCTTTTTGATCTCCGCATCAAATCCATGTATGGTTTGTTCGGCCTATACGAAATACCCACAACATTGAGTTACATCCTCACCGTGTTTACCATTATTGTTATCACTAATTCTTTTAACCTGATTGATGGACTTGACGGACTGGCAGCAAGCCTTGCTATTATTTCCCTCCTTGCATTTGGTATTTGGTTCATCCTTGCCGATGACGGTGTATTTGCCGTGCTTTCGTTTGGTATGGTAGGTGCGCTCATTGCTTTTCTCATCTTCAATTGGGAACCTTCAAAAATTTTCATGG is part of the Cyclobacteriaceae bacterium genome and harbors:
- a CDS encoding undecaprenyl/decaprenyl-phosphate alpha-N-acetylglucosaminyl 1-phosphate transferase, which codes for MAIPLAAAVTSFVICFLIIPVIIKYSLEKNLVDIPGRRKIHKKVTPSMGGIAIFIGFFIGSLIWTDISQWKEIRMILIALFMVFFVGVRDDLVPLKPYMKLIGQLVAATILILLFDLRIKSMYGLFGLYEIPTTLSYILTVFTIIVITNSFNLIDGLDGLAASLAIISLLAFGIWFILADDGVFAVLSFGMVGALIAFLIFNWEPSKIFMGDTGALVVGMMLAITAIHFINHNYNLPAEHAYRFSGSVAPAICFIIVPLVDTMRIFILRIARKQSPFTPDKSHIHHSIMRLGFSHRKTTILLSFIQSFYIVMAIFMHSVNDNYLLLTVMLLSVALSVALDQLILTRLNKDEQSV